The Peptococcus niger genomic sequence CCTTGGCTGAGTTGCGCCAAGAGGTCTTCCTTGCGCAAGTGGGTAACGGCTTGTTTGGCGGTTTGCAGGGTCCGACGGCGGTTGGGCAAAAGGCTCATAATCAACAGGGTAACAAAGGTCACCAGGGCCACACAGATGGCCAGGGCCACTTTGCCATCAATGCGTTCCTGTTCTTCTTTCATAATGGTATTACTGGACGGGTCTACGACGTATTGTTTCATAATGGTCTCCTTTTTCTCCTCTACTTGTGACGGCCACGCAGCACTACAAGAATTTTGCCCTGGTCCAAATAGGGGCGGTAGCTGTTGGCAATATCGCGCAGGTCTGCTTCTTCCGGCGGCACATCACCGACGGCCATGGTTGGCAGGTCGGTCCGCTGTTTTTTCCATAATTTCAGATTCAGGGCGTCAAAAGCCGGTGCCGGCTCAGCAGGGGCCGGGGCTTCTTCCCCTTCTTCCACCGCTACCGGGTCTGGGGCAACGGGTTTGCCGTCTAAGAGTTCAGCTTGGCGGCGCGATACCATCAGCACTGCACGTTCTAAGGCTTCTGCCGGCAGCGCATCCAGGCCGTGTTTCAAATGTTCCGGGGTATCGTATTGAGCATAAACAGTTGTATACATCCCTTCCACTCCTCTTCAATGATAACTCTATTTTAATATTGTGACGATTATATGTCAATCTTTACCCGTTTTTTCGGGGATCGGCTAAGTTTTTCGGGTATAGGAAAGGTAAGACACAGGCAGGTTAATAAGGAGGACCCCTATGACTGACCCCATTCATTTTAACAACAATCGTTTTTACCTGGGCGATGACCCGGACACGGCGCCGGCCTACTTGGACATTGTCCCGGCGGGAAATCGCGCGGTGCGGGCAACCCACACCTTTGTCAGCGACAGCTTGCGCGGGCAAGGCGTGGCCAAGCGCTTGCTGACGGCCTTGGTTGAGGAGGCCCGGCGGTCTGATTGGCGCATTATTGCAGACTGCAGCTACGTGGCGGATGCTTTTGCAAAAGCCCCGGACCTTTACGAGGATGTCCGGCTGTAAGCGGGCTTTGCCCTAAACCGACCCCTTGCGGTCGGTTTTTTGTCAGCTGTCAACCGCTTGAAAGCGCCCGGAAAACGTGCGACAATATGACAAAAAGAAGCGCAAAGCAGAGAGGGGGAGCGCTATGGCGTCAACGGAATTTAACATTAAAACAGCGTCCCGCCTGTATTACGGCGGCTATTACGACCGGCTGGTGGAAGCCCGGGAAGCACTGGAACTTTTATTCGGCGAAATGGAATACGAATTGCTGAATAAAAACGGGCGCAACCCGATTGAGTACATTAAGGCCCGCATAAAAACGCCGGCGTCTATGGAAGAAAAGTTGGCCCGGTTGAACAAGGACGGGCTGCGCCTGGGGGCCCAAGACCTTTTTGACGGTTGCGGCACCCGGCTGGTTTGCACCTTTATTGACGATTGCTACACCATTAAAAGTTGGCTGGCAGCCCGGCCGGACCTTATTTTGGTGGCTGAGAAAGATTACATCCGCCACCCAAAGCCTTCCGGCTACCGGTCCTACCACTTGCAGGTGCGGGTGCGCACGGACATCGGCCAATGGATCAATGCGGAAATTCAAATCCGTACCATTTCAATGGACTGCTGGGCCACCTTGGAACATCATTTGCGCTACAAAAAGCACCTCTTAAACGAATCCATGATGGCTTCCGAACTGAAGCGGTGCGCCGATGAACTGGCCTCAACGGACATTAACCTGATGATCATACGCGACCGCATTGTTTACGATAAGGAGGACGATTCGGATGAGACTCTTACTGGCCGATGATGAACGGGAGTTGACCCGGGCTTTAGAGGTAATCCTGTCCCATGAAGGCTATGAGGTCCAGGTGGCCGATGACGGCCGAGAGGCCCTGGCTTATGCACAAGCCGAGGCCTATGACGGCTATATTTTTGACATTATGATGCCG encodes the following:
- a CDS encoding GNAT family N-acetyltransferase; its protein translation is MTDPIHFNNNRFYLGDDPDTAPAYLDIVPAGNRAVRATHTFVSDSLRGQGVAKRLLTALVEEARRSDWRIIADCSYVADAFAKAPDLYEDVRL
- a CDS encoding GTP pyrophosphokinase, coding for MASTEFNIKTASRLYYGGYYDRLVEAREALELLFGEMEYELLNKNGRNPIEYIKARIKTPASMEEKLARLNKDGLRLGAQDLFDGCGTRLVCTFIDDCYTIKSWLAARPDLILVAEKDYIRHPKPSGYRSYHLQVRVRTDIGQWINAEIQIRTISMDCWATLEHHLRYKKHLLNESMMASELKRCADELASTDINLMIIRDRIVYDKEDDSDETLTGR